In the Pongo abelii isolate AG06213 chromosome 9, NHGRI_mPonAbe1-v2.0_pri, whole genome shotgun sequence genome, AGGCTATTTTTTAAACCGCGGTATTATCCTAATTTAAAAGAAGATcggtttttaataattttttattttcataggatGAAGTTAGAGAAAATATTCAGCTGTACACACAAAGTCTGGTTTTTCCTGCTCAACTTCCCCCTGGAAGGTgtactttttgttgtttaatgTGTAGCTTGTTTGTGCCCTGTTGATATAAATGTTTCCTGGGTTTGCTCTTCGACAATAAATGGAGAAGGAAGGTCACCCAACTCCATTGGGCCACTCCCCTCCTTCCCCTATTGAAGCTCCTCAAAAGGCTACAGTAGTATCTTGATACAACAGATTCTCTTCTTTCCCGCCTCTCTCCTTTCCGGCGCAACTTCCAGAGTGGTGGGAGATGGCAATCTTTACATTTCCCTCATCTTTCTTACTTCAGAGTTAGCAAACAACAAGTTGAATGGCAACTTGACATTTTTCCATCACCATCTGCCTCATAGGccactctttcctttcctctgcccACCAAGTCCTCATATCTGCAGAGAACCCATTGATCACCTTGTGCCCTCTTTTGGGGCAGCCCGTTGAAACTGAAGCACAGTCTGACCACTCACGATAAAGCAGatttttctctgcctctgccacaAGGTTTCAGAGTAGTGTAGTCCAAGTAGAGGGTGGGGCACCCTTTTCTCGCCGCAAGAAGCCCATTCCTATGGAAGTCTAGCAAAGCAATACGACTCAGCCCAGCACTCTCTGCCCCAGGACTCATGGCTCTGCTGTGCCTTCCATCCTGGGCTCCCTTCTCTCCCGTGACCTTAAGAACTTTGTCTGGTGGCTTTGCTGGAACATTGTCACTGTTTTCACTGTCATGCAGGGAGCCCAGCACTGTGGCCAGGATGGCAGAGACTTCCTTGTCATCATGGAGAAGTGCCAGCAGGGGACTGGGGAAAGCACTCTACCCAGACCtcacctcccttcctccttttgcCCATGAACAAGATGCAGTGGCCCTAGGGGTTCCACTAGTGTCTGCTTTCCTTTATTATTGCACTGTGTGAGGTTTTTTTGTAAATCCTTgtattcctattttttttaaagaaaaaaaaaaacttaagctGCATTTGTTACTGAAATGATTAATGCACTGATGGGTCCTGAATTCACCTTGAGAAAGACCCAAAGGccagtcagggggtggggggaactCAGCTAAATGGACCTAGTTACTGCCCTGCTAGGCCATGCTGTACTGTGAGCCCCCTCCTCACTCTCTACCAACCCTAAACCCTGAGGACAGGGGAGGAACCCACAGCTTCCTTCTCCTGCCAGCTGCAGATGGTTTGCCTTGCCTTTCCACCCCCTAATTGTCAACCACAAAAATGAGAAATTCCTCTTCTAGCTCAGCCTTGAGTCCATTGCCAAATTTTCAGCACACCTGCCAGCAACTTGGGGGGATAAGCGAAGGTTTCCCTACAAGAGGGAAAGAAGGCAAAAACGGCACAGCTATCTCCAAACACATCTGAGTTCATTTCAAAAGTGACCAAGGGAATCTCCGCACAAAAGTGCAGATTGAGGAATTGTGGTGGGTCATTCCCAAGAATCCCCCAAGGGGCATCCCAAATCCCTAAGGAGTAACAGCTGCAAACCTGGTCAGTTCTCAGTGAGAGCCAGCTCACTTATAGCTTTGCTGCTAGAACCTGTTGTGGCTGCATTTCCTGGTGGCCAGTGACAACTGTGTAACCAGAATAGCTGCATGGCGCTGACCCTTTGGCCGGAACTTGGTCTCTTGGCTCCCTCCTTGGCCACCCACCACCTCTCGCACAGCCCCTCTGTTTTTACACCAATAACAAGAATTAAGGGGGAAGCCCTGGCAGCTATACGTTTTCAACCAGACTCCTTTGCCGGGACCCAGCCCGCCACCCTGCTCGCCTCCATCAAACCCCCGGCCAATGCAGTGAGCACCATGTAGCtcccttgatttaaaaaaaaaaaaaaaaggaaaaaaaaatacaacacacacaaaaataaaaaaaaatctaatgaatgTATCTTTCTAAAGGACTGACGTTCaatcaaatatctgaaaatacTAAAGGTCAAAACCTTGTCAGATGTTAACTTTTAAGTTcggtttgggattttttttttttttttaatagaaatcaagttgtttttgtttttaaggaaaagCGGGTCATTGCAAAGGGCTGGGTgtaattttatgtttcatttccttcattttaaagcAATACAAGGTTATTGAGCAGATGGTTTTGTGCCGAATCATGAATACTAGTCAAGTCACACACTCTGGAAACTtgcaactttttgtttgttttggttttcaaataaatataaatatgatatatataggaACTAATATAGTAATGCACCATGTAACAAAGCCTAGTTCAGTCCATGGCTTTTAATTCTCTTAACACTATAGATAAGGATCGTGTTACAGTTGCTAGTAGCGGCAGGAAGATGTCAGGCTCGCTTTCCTCTGATTCCCGAAATGGGGGGATCCTCTAACCACAAAGGGATGGTAGAACAGTCCATTCCTCGGATCAGAGAAAAATGCAGACATGGTGTCACCTGGATTTTTTTCTGCCCATGAATGTTGCCAGTCAGTACCTGTCCTCCTTGTTTCTCTATTTTTGGTTATGAATGTTGGGGTTACCACCTGCATTTAGGGGAAAATTGTGTTCTGTGCTTTCCTGGTATCTTGTTCCGAGGTACTCTAGTTCTGTCTTTCAACCAAGAAAATAGAATTGTGGTGTTTCTTTTATTGAACTTTTAACAGTCTCTTTAGTAAATACAGGTAGTTGAATAATTGTTTCAAGAGCTCAACAGATGACAAGCTTCTTTTCTAGAAATAAGACATTTTTTGACAACTTTATCATGTATAacagatctgtttttttttccttgtgttctTCCAAGCTTCTggttagagaaaaagagaaaaaaaaaaaaaaaggaaaatgtgtctAAAGTCCATCAGTGTTAACTCCCTGTGACAGGGATGAAGGAAAATACTTTAAtagttcaaaaaataataatgctgaaAGCTCTCTACGAAAGACTGAATGTAAAAGTAAAAAGTGTACATAGTTGTAAAAAAAAGGagtttttaaacatgtttattttctatgcacttttttttatttaagtgatAGTTTAATTAATAAACATGTCAAGTTTATTGCTGCACATGGTTAAGCTTCCTTTTGGCTTTGGTTGGAGAGGGTGGAGAAAAGCGGGAGGGGCATGGCCTGTGACCTGGTCACAAAGTACCTTCCGCAGTCCTTTAAGGTGGCATCACTACGTTATTCCCTGTAGCCCACCTTCAGGTCCGCTCCACACTGGCTCTCTCGactgtattttcttcctttattcatcAGTGATGTATGTTCAGGATCTAATTAATTGTGGATATGAGGCAGGGTCAAGAGGACAAAGGAACAGGGCCTTTACCTTCTACATAGCTCCCCTGTTTCATCCAAGGAGGTTAAGTATTGATTTTTATCAATTTTCTCCTCAACTGTGAATACAATAAACTGAAAGCATTTCAGGGAGAAGCTGGAGAGCACCTTCTCTTAGCTGCACTCCACCTTAAGGCTGAAGCTGGATTTGTTTACTGTTTCTCCTGGGGGCAGGGGCAGTTGAGAAATAACCAAATAGTCTGCCAAGCCAGGGTCAACCCTCCAGGCCACAGGTTGAGCAAATGCTACAGCCATGGACAGGGAGACACTCCTCATGAAGGGGTGGTCCTCATCCTTTCAGATCAACTTCCTGCTGGAGGCTCCACCCTCACCAcgtccctccctcttctctcatCTGGAGTCACCTTTCGGGATTTTGGAGTTGAGCACCATGGGGACTCCAAATGATCAGGCAGTGCTGCAGGCCATCTTCAACCCTGACACCCCATTTGGAGACATTGTTGGATCGGACCTCGGAGAGGAAGCAGAAAAGGAAGAACGAGAAGCAGGTGGGCATTTGATCTGGAGTGTAGTTCTGCACATAGGCTGGCCTGCTGGCCTCCCGAGGTAGCAGAGAGGGAGGTGGTTTTATAAGGCCTCTTGTTCCATGATTATGATTGAGACTGGAATCAGAGAGGTTGGCTGCTCCTTAGTGCACTGATGGGGGTTTGGTTTGGTAAGAGACATCCTGCCAAGAGGAGTAAGCTGGGGTTTGTCTCTCAATCCATCAGCTCTCATGCCTCTGAACTTACCACTTAATTGACTGTATGATCCAAGCTTAACTGCCAGGTGATGTTAAACTCTCACATTTTTGTCATAACAGAGAATACCACCACCAGAACAGAAGACTGAAATAAGGCAGGGCATGGTTGCTCAGTTGAGTGGTTCCAATATAGCAAGCACAACCAGTATTTGTTAAACACTGTCACAAGCCAAGCTCCAAACGAACGCTTCCGCAGTGAGTGCGTTCACTGGCTTTTCCATTAGTCCCTAATGAAGGAGTTTTTGATCCTTTGTTTCTAGAGGAGTAAAGCCTACACCTTACTAACTCAGGCCGAAACGCTGATGGATACGTCAGAAGTGATGTTCATGATCTGGGAATGTCATGGTGGCCTTTGCACAAGAGGCAGTGTAGTAGAGTAAAATGCAGACGGGCCAGaatgacctgggttcaaatccaagcTCTGCAATGTATGGCCTGCTGAGGCCATACACAAAGAACTTGAGCAAGTTCTTTAACAGATTGAGGAGTTTGGGCTTCATTCTCTTGGCAATGGGGAACCAACCAAGGCCCCTTCCCAGGTCTCTTGAACTCAGGCAATGCTAGCTCCCAGCCTTAGTGACCTCATCTCCCCCTACCCCAAACACTGCAGCTGACCCCTGCTGTGACCCATACCCAGTCAGCTCTGGCTCAGATCTCAGAATTCCAAAGCCTGAGGTGGCTTTTTCTTCTTGTTACCAACTGCACACCTGGCTCCTCCTGGCTCCTTCCCTGGCCCAGATGAAGTTTTCCCTCAAGCACAGCTGGAACAGTCCAAGGCCCTGGAGCTGCAGGGGGTGATGGCAGCAGAGGTTGGGGACCTCAGCACAGCCCTGGAGAGGTTTGGCCAAGCCATCTGCCTGCTGCCTGAGAGGGCTTCAGCGTACAACAACCGTGCCCAGGCCCGGCGACTCCAGGGAGACGTGGCAGGTAAGGGGAGATGCCCTGTATCCTCTGCAAAAGGGCCCACGGGAGGGCACAGACCAGATCTGAAGTGGCTGTGGGGCTGGGGTGGCCTTGCTAAACCCCTGTGGAACCTGTCTTCTTACCTATAAGGTAGGCGTGGTATCAGGGGCCCTGCTAATATCATGGGGCTAATGTGAAATTCAGAAGAGACTGCATTCCATTGATTAAGGAATAGTTAATCAGAGCCTACTATGTGGCAGCAGGCTGGTGCTGAGGACGCTGAGATAAAAGGTGTATGGATCGCCAGCATTTATATAGCAGtcactatgtaccaggcattaaTCACTTTACACATAAACTAGTAAatcaatcctcacaacaaccctaaaaAGTATGTACTATTGTTATCCCcagtttatagatgaagaaactgaagcatggAGAGGCTAAGTAATTTGCCCACTATCATACAGTCAggcagcagcagagctgggatgtCAACCAGGTGGGAGGGCTCGAGTGTGTGCTCTTAATCCCCACATGACACTGCTCCTCGAAAAGCTCCCAGTCCAGGAGGCAGAACAGACATAATTCTGAGACCAGCAAAACAAGTTTGAGAGGGGTCAGCGTGGGACCTGTTCCTGAAGGGTGagttttgaaggatgagtaggagttagtTGGTAAGTGGAGAAGGTAGTCTGTAGAGGTCCAAAACGCCTGCTGCATTCAGGTTATTCTAATTAAGTGAAGACAATGGGGCCATGCTGGGGACCAAAGATGAGGCTAATGTGAAGGTATAAACCACGGAAACCTAGTACTACTTGACAgttagtgagaggtgacagcgtgctggcagccctcacagccttAGGAGCAATGGTGACACAGGTGCTCCCAGAACCAGCAATGCCAGACTAGGGAGTTTTGAGTCCACTCCAGGAACAATGGGAACCTCCCAGGAGCCCCTTATCCAGGCTTATCTGCCCCAGATCACTGGAGACAGCCTGCAGACCAAAACCCCAGAGAGATGCAGTGGTGATTCCAACCGGAGATTCCTCCAGACCAGCTCCTCTGAGGGAAACCAAGGGGTACTGCAATCTGAGCGCTTCTCCGGAGGCTCAGGCTCTTTAGGAGACTAGAGAACATGAGTGAATCGAAGCAGAGCCCGAAAGAAGCCAGCCTCGTGGACTTTAAGAAGGTGGCTGGCTGCCTGAAGTTCTGAGTTCAGAGTTCTGAGGCCCAACCCAAGTATTttatgagaataataaaaataaaaacggtGCAGGCCAGCTCTGGCTCCGGGACCAAGGAAATTAGATACATGGCGATAACCAAAGAATGATGAAAGGCAATCAGTCTCGGATACAGGGGAGAGAGAAGGTGTTctaaagaaagcaatggaaaagagaaaagggcCCTCAAAAGGAAAACAATGAGAAACTGTCTTGATTGTACTTGTAAGAAATGATTGTgcagttaatattatttttttgaacCCTGACATTCAgtcacctggcacatagtggatGCTTAATAACAGGTGTGGAATAAATTGGCTGCTACTTGCCCGGGCAGTGGGCCAGACTCATAAACATAGTGACCATTCAGAATCCTGCAACGTTCATGTTTTCGTGTATTAGCGGTGGAAAATAATAGGAAGAAGGCGAGACCTGGACTTCAGTCCCAGCTCTACCACTAAGTGGCTTGGCTGTAGAGCCCCGGGCAAATCCTCTTAACTCTTCCACAGTCTTCATCTGTGTAATGGGAATAACGATCCGTACCTCTAGCAGGTGCGAGGCGGGTTGTAAACGGCCACGCCCGGGAGCCGCAAGGACCACGGTGATCCACGCGGCCGCAGGTGGGCTGGGGATCGGGCAAGGCTGCCCCGGCCTCCGCTGACCCCCGCCCCGCCCGTCTCGTCGGTCCCGCAGGCGCCCTGGAGGATCTGGAACGCGCGGTGGAGCTGAGCGGCGGCCGGGGCCGCGCCGCCCGCCAGAGCTTTGTGCAGCGCGGACTCCTGGCGCGGCTGCAGGGCCGAGACGACGACGCCCGCAGGGACTTCGAGAGGGCGGCACGGCTGGGCAGCCCCTTCGCGCGGCGCCAGCTGGTGCTGCTCAACCCCTACGCCGCGCTGTGCAACCGCATGCTGGCCGACATGATGGGGCAGCTGCGCCGCCCCCGCGACAGCCGCTGAGCGCCGCGGACCCGGGACGGGGCCCTGAACCAATAAAGCCGTCGGGCCTCACCGACTCTGCCTGCTCCTGCGTCCTGCCCGCGCCCGGAGAGAAGGGCACTCGGGGGTACTCTGCGCGGGGGGACTCTCGGCGCGGGCTAGGGACCAGCCAGTGGGTGGTGAGCCGCGGCAGCCCACCTGCCGGGTAAGGGCCCGTGGGGCCCGTGGTCGGGCATCGATTGGCCCCGCCTGGCGCAGTCCCCGCCCCTGCAGCGGACTGCGGTGCTCATCAGACCTGAGCAGTTGCTCCGGCGGCGCTCGGGGAGGGAGCCAGGTGAGCCGCACTGGTGGCAGGGGAAGGGGGCGGGATGCTCGGCGACCCCACCCTCCGACCCTCTCCTCTTCCGCCGACATCCACCCGAGCCACCAACATCAGGAAAGGGGGCGTAGGGCGAGGGATGGGAGAGGGAACAGGGCAGGAGAGAGGATGGGATTAGGAGAAAGACGATCCCTTTGGGGGAGGGGCGCGTGgagtatgagtgtgtgtgagtgtgcgtgtgtgcaaGGTGTGGTTGCACGGATGCTCGTTGCTTCTGCGTATCTGCGGGTGTGTGCCTGTTTGTACTGTAGCCTGGAGTCAGTGCTCGGTTCTGCGCCTGCAGGATGCCCATGTGTCTGCTGGGTGGTTCTGTGCCTTTGGGCTTTGCCGTTCGTGTCCGTGCCTTCGCCACTGGGGGCTGGTCTACATTTGCGTTTCCGTACATGGTCCTTTTTGTTTCTGGAGAGTAAATTCCTGGAGCAATTGCTAAGCCTGCCTGCTGTCACCTGGCTGACAGGGAGGCCCGCCCCCTTCTCTCAGCAGCCTGGGGCCCAGGCCCGGGCCACCATGGCGCTGCCTTCGGGCCCAGCCGCCCTCCGGCACACACTGCTGCTCCTGCCAGCCCTTCTGAGCTCAGGTACACCCCTGTTCAGTCGTTGACCAAGTCCTTCTGGGGTCCAAAGTCCCCTCTCTCCCCTGTCTGCACTTCTGTTTGGGTACCCACTCCAGGCCCCAAGCCCTGGAGTCCCTGTTCCCTTCACCCACCTACCCTAGGTCCAACCAGCCAGTCCCTGGTAAGAGGACTCAGGCGCCCTTTCCCTTGGTCTGCTGCTCCTCTCACTGGGCCAATTCCGGTCACAGCACAGTACCAGCCCTGCCTGAGCCCTTCCCAGAGCCCCCCTGCTGTGTTCCAGGTTGTGGGGAGTTGGAGCCACAAATAGATGGTCAGACCTGGGCTGAGCGGGCACTTCGGGAGAATGAACGCCACGCCTTCACCTGCCGGGTGGCAGGGGGGCCTGGCACCCCCAGATTGGCCTGGTATCTGGATGGACAGCTGCAGGAGGCCAACACCTCAAGACTGCTGAGCGTGGGAGGGGAGGCCTTCTCTGGAGGCACCAGCACCTTCACAGTCACAGCCCATCGGGCTCAGCATGAGCTCAACTGCTCCCTGCAGGACCCCAGCAGTGGCCGATCAGCCAACGCCTCTGTCATCCTCAATGTGCAATGTGAGTGGCCCTGAGGTGGGCAGGGAGAGAGGTTCTCTGCCCAGGGACCCCCAGCACCCACCAGGCAGGTGGTCCGCAGGACATTTAGCAGACACTGCAGCACTTTGCAAATATGAACTCATTTTATCCTCTGAGTAATCCCATGAGGTCATTACTATTGTTGtcaccattttacaaataagaaaactgaggcagaaagaggTAAGCAATCTGCCCAGGGCGATGATCCCACTGGTAagaagcagagccaggattcacaTCTGGGCATTTGGCTCTAGTATTTACACTCATAATCACTGTGAAATGCTGCCTCTCTGGCAGACCAGCCATCCTGTTCCTCAGCATCCCCTCTGAGGAGAGGCCCAGGTCCCTGGCTCCCATCTGGGTTTGGGAAGAAAGGGCTAGAAGTATGAGGGGCTGTGGTGAGAGCATATTGGCCTCTGCTTTGCACCAGTCAAGCCAGAGATTGCCCAAGTCGGTGCCAAGTACCAGGAAGCTCAGGGCCCAGGCCTCCTGGTTGTCCTGTTTGCCCTGGTGCGTGCCAACCCGCCTGCCAATGTCACCTGGATCGACCAGGATGGGCCAGTGACTGTCAACACCTCTGACTTCCTGGTGCTGGATGCGCAGAACTACCCCTGGCTCACCAACCATACGGTGCAGCTGCAGCTCCGCAGCCTGGCACACAATCTCTCGGTGGTGGCCACCAATGACGTGGGTGTCACCAGTGCCTCGCTTCCAGCCCCAGGTGAGCATGGCCAGCAAGTGGCCCAGCAAAGCCTCAGATGGGCTCAGGGGTCCTGTCCCCATACAGAAATGGGAATACTTGTTGCCCTGTGGTTGGGTCTTGTGGATGAACTGTCCCCAGCCACCCTGGGCAAGGAGGGCAGAGTAGTACCTATGGCATGTTGGGGCTGGGGCACTACCCACTTGGGACCTGACACAGAGGACATCCTCCAGGGCTTCTGGCTACCCGGGTGGAAGTGCCACTGCTGGGCATTGTTGTGGCTGCTGGgcttgccctgggcaccctcGTGGGGTTCAGCACCTTGGTGGCCTGCCTGGTctgcagaaaagagaagaaaaccaaaGGTAGGCCAGGGACACTGGGGGCAGTGTGGATGAGGTCAGGCTGAGCAGCAGCCAGGACAGCAAGTGCAGCTGGGCAGAACCAGTCATCTCTGACGGTGGCAGAGCACTTCCAGGGGGTGGCCATGGGTAGGGTGCCATGCATCCCAGGTAGCAGGGTCAAGCACTGGGAACCCAGTCTCTGGCcccagggccaggcctgggcATTTGAGAGACCCCTTGCCTGAGGGTCCTGGGTCTGAAAGGGTAGGAGGAGAGCCCAGCGTGGGAGGGCACATTGAGAATTAGGGACATGGTTTCTTTTTCCGCAGGCCCCTCCCGGCGCCCATCTCTGATATCAAGGTAACTCTTCCTTGGGCTAGGTGGACAAGCCTAACTGAAATGCAGGATGGGGACAGGAGGGAGCCTGGGGTTTCTGGTAGAGGCAGCCGTGAGTGCCTGTGCCAGGACGCATATCCATCCCGAACTTTGTCCTCCCTGTAGTGACTCCAACAACCTAAAACTCAACAACGTGCGCCTGCCACGGGAGAACATGTCCCTACCGTCCAACCTTCAGCTCAATGACCTCACTCCAGATTCCAGAGGTATATCTAGGGCCCCGCTCTTTGCCCCTGCTTAATCTCCAGAAGTGCTTCTGAGAAAAAAGAACTTGGTGCTTGGGAGGAGTGAGGCCCCATCAGGCACACTCCTCGTCCTGAACACTGCCCTCTGTCAACCAGCAGTGAAACCAGCAGACCGGCAGATGGCTCAGAACAACAGCCGGCCAGAGCTTCTGGACCCAGAGCCCGGCGGCCTCCTCACCAGCCGAGGTACTGGGGAAGGGGCCTGCCaccctcctcctctgccccccAGCCCTGTGCTTATGCCAGAGGCCTCCAagtgcccaggaggcagagagggcTCTCCCAAATTCCAAGTAACAAGCGTTACTGAGTCCCCGCGGGCTTCTTTGATCCCACAGGTTTCATCCGCCTCCCAATGCTGGGCTATATCTATCGAGTGTCCAGCGTGAGCAGTGATGAGATCTGGCTCTGAGCTGAGGGCGAGACAGGAGTATTCTCTTGGCCTCTGGACACCCTCCCATTCCTCCAAGGCATCCTCTGCCTAGCTACATCACCAACGCGAAGAAGTTATGCCACTGCCAGTTTTGCTTGCCCTCCTGGCTGGGGTGCCCTCTATGTCATGCACATGATGCATTTCACTGGGCTGTAACCCGCAGGGGCACAGGTATCTTTGGCAAGGCTACCAGTTGGACCTAAGCCCCTCATGCTGACTCAGGGTGGGCCCTGCATGCGATGACTAGGCCCTTCCAGAGGGAGCTCTTTGGCCAGGGGTGTTCAGATGTCATCCAGCATCCAAGTGTGGCATGGCCTGCTGTATGCCCCACCCCAGTACTCCACAGCACCTTGTACAGTAGGCATGGGGGCGTGCCTGTGTGGGGGACAGGGAGGGCCCTGCATGGATTTTCCTCCTTCCTATGCTATGTAGCCTTGTTCCCTCAGGTAAAATTTAGGACCCTGCTAGCTGTGTAGAACCAAATTGCCCTTTGCACAGGAACCAACCCCTGACCCAGGGGTACTGGCCAAGCACAAACTAGTCCTTTTTGCTACACACCTCTCTGCCCTTCACTTCTTCTCTTCTGTCCCCACCTCCTCTTGGGAATTCTAGGTTACATGTTGGACCTTCTCTACTACTTCACTGGGCACTAGACTTTTCTATTGGCCTGTGCCATCACCCAGTATTAGCACAAGtcagggaggaagaggcaggcgATGAGTGTAGTAGCACCCAGGACGGCTTGTAGCTATGCATCATTTTCCTACGGTGTTAGCACTTTAAGCACATCCCCTAGGGGAGGGGGTGAGTGAGGGGCCCAGAGCCCTCTTTGTGGCCTCCCCAAGTTTGGCCTTCTGTGATTCACTGTGAGTGTCCTGAGCTCTCGGGGTTGATGGTTTTCCTCTCAGCATGTCTCCTCCACCACGGGACCCCAGCCCTGACCAACCCATGGTTGCTTCATGAGCAGGAAGGTGCCCTTCCCGGAGGATGGTCACCACAGGCACATAATTCAACAGTGTGGAAGCTTTAGGGGGACATGGAGAAAGGAGGAGACCACATACCCCAAAACAACCTAAGAACGCTTTAAAAAGCAACATGTAAATGATTGGAAATTAATATAGTACAGAATATATTTTTCCCTTGTTGAGATCTTTTGTAATGTTTTTCATGTTACTGCCTAGGACAGTGCTGAGCACACAGTAAGTTTAATAAACTTGACTGAGTTAATTTACATATCTCTGCTTCATTTCTTCTattaatatgtttttgtttttgttttattttgtttcgtttgagatggagtctcactctgtcacccaggctgcagtgcagtggcgtgatctcggctcactgcaacctctgcctcccagattcaaacgattcccctgcctcagcctcccaagtagctgggactatagaccccttacaccacgcccatctaatttttatatttttagtggagatggggtttcaccatgttggccagactggtctcgaactcctgacctcaagtgatctgcccacctcagcctcccaaagtgctgggagtacaggtatgagccaccacacccagccttcttctaatatgctttcttttttctttttttgagacagagttttgctcatgttgcctaggctggagtgcagtggtgcgatctcggctcaccacaacctccacctcctgggttcaagtgattctcctgcctaagccttccaagtagctgggattacaggcatgcgccaccatgcccagctaattttgtatttttagtagagatggggtttctccgtgttggtcaggctggacttgaactcccgacctcaggtgatccacccgcctcagcctcccaaagtgctgggattacaggcataagccacactgcgcccggcctaatatgttttttaaatgaagttttccAGTCTCACAGTGGAAAAAATATAGCAAGCACCTGTATACCCACCACTCAACTCTGACATTACCAAATGtgcttcagaaaaataaataatatttctttaattatacTGTTCCCAATGGCCAGATTGGCATTTTCTATTTCAGGGGCTCTTGGCTATAACTAGCATCTGATTGTCACTTGGTCCTCACTCAGCCGCTTCTTCCCATCTCAGGACTGGGCTAAAGAATGCTGAGCCCCTTTGTCCTGCCCTTGGGAACAGAAGGCTCAGACTgggatgtgattttttttggtaCAAAGTTACGAGGTTCATtgaaattttgttacatatatatgtatgtgtgtatacagagCGCGCGAGagagcacgtgtgtgtgtgtcttgctctattactcaggctggagtgcagtggtgcaatcatagctcactgcagccttgaactcctgtgttcaagggatcctcccacctcagcctcatgagtagttggaactgcaggtgtgtgccattgtgctcagctaattaaaaacatttggagggggcaggcatggtggctcacgcctgtaatcctagcactttgggaggccgaggcaggtggattgcctgagttcagaagttcgagaccagcctgggcaacatggtgaaaccccatctctactaaaataaaaaaaattagccgagcatggtggcatgcgcctgtggtcccagctactcgggagactgaggcagaattgctggaacccaggaggcagagattgcggtgagccgagatcacgccaatgcactccagcctgggtgacagagcaagtctccatccaaaaaaaaaaaatttgtagagacagggtctgactctattgcccaggctggtgtgacaTGTGTATAATGTGTAGTAATCAGGTTAGGATATTCAAGGTGTCCATTACCCAAGTACAATACAGTTTTGT is a window encoding:
- the TMEM25 gene encoding transmembrane protein 25 isoform X18; the encoded protein is MGLGERRSLWGRGAWSMSVCECACVQGVVARMLVASAYLRVCACLYCSLESVLGSAPAGCPCVCWVVLCLWALPFVSVPSPLGAGLHLRFRTWSFLFLESKFLEQLLSLPAVTWLTGRPAPFSQQPGAQARATMALPSGPAALRHTLLLLPALLSSGCGELEPQIDGQTWAERALRENERHAFTCRVAGGPGTPRLAWYLDGQLQEANTSRLLSVGGEAFSGGTSTFTVTAHRAQHELNCSLQDPSSGRSANASVILNVQCPSRRPSLISSDSNNLKLNNVRLPRENMSLPSNLQLNDLTPDSRVKPADRQMAQNNSRPELLDPEPGGLLTSRGFIRLPMLGYIYRVSSVSSDEIWL
- the TMEM25 gene encoding transmembrane protein 25 isoform X1, whose amino-acid sequence is MGLGERRSLWGRGAWSMSVCECACVQGVVARMLVASAYLRVCACLYCSLESVLGSAPAGCPCVCWVVLCLWALPFVSVPSPLGAGLHLRFRTWSFLFLESKFLEQLLSLPAVTWLTGRPAPFSQQPGAQARATMALPSGPAALRHTLLLLPALLSSGCGELEPQIDGQTWAERALRENERHAFTCRVAGGPGTPRLAWYLDGQLQEANTSRLLSVGGEAFSGGTSTFTVTAHRAQHELNCSLQDPSSGRSANASVILNVQFKPEIAQVGAKYQEAQGPGLLVVLFALVRANPPANVTWIDQDGPVTVNTSDFLVLDAQNYPWLTNHTVQLQLRSLAHNLSVVATNDVGVTSASLPAPGLLATRVEVPLLGIVVAAGLALGTLVGFSTLVACLVCRKEKKTKGPSRRPSLISSDSNNLKLNNVRLPRENMSLPSNLQLNDLTPDSRAVKPADRQMAQNNSRPELLDPEPGGLLTSRGRGNQDKDTQQREDHAKTQTEDGQEETPQKKSILVGRGGFTPVIPALWEVEVGRSPEPRSSRPAWATW
- the TMEM25 gene encoding transmembrane protein 25 isoform X12, producing the protein MGLGERRSLWGRGAWSMSVCECACVQGVVARMLVASAYLRVCACLYCSLESVLGSAPAGCPCVCWVVLCLWALPFVSVPSPLGAGLHLRFRTWSFLFLESKFLEQLLSLPAVTWLTGRPAPFSQQPGAQARATMALPSGPAALRHTLLLLPALLSSGCGELEPQIDGQTWAERALRENERHAFTCRVAGGPGTPRLAWYLDGQLQEANTSRLLSVGGEAFSGGTSTFTVTAHRAQHELNCSLQDPSSGRSANASVILNVQWLLATRVEVPLLGIVVAAGLALGTLVGFSTLVACLVCRKEKKTKGPSRRPSLISSDSNNLKLNNVRLPRENMSLPSNLQLNDLTPDSRAVKPADRQMAQNNSRPELLDPEPGGLLTSRGFIRLPMLGYIYRVSSVSSDEIWL
- the TMEM25 gene encoding transmembrane protein 25 isoform X8 is translated as MGLGERRSLWGRGAWSMSVCECACVQGVVARMLVASAYLRVCACLYCSLESVLGSAPAGCPCVCWVVLCLWALPFVSVPSPLGAGLHLRFRTWSFLFLESKFLEQLLSLPAVTWLTGRPAPFSQQPGAQARATMALPSGPAALRHTLLLLPALLSSGCGELEPQIDGQTWAERALRENERHAFTCRVAGGPGTPRLAWYLDGQLQEANTSRLLSVGGEAFSGGTSTFTVTAHRAQHELNCSLQDPSSGRSANASVILNVQFKPEIAQVGAKYQEAQGPGLLVVLFALVRANPPANVTWIDQDGPVTVNTSDFLVLDAQNYPWLTNHTVQLQLRSLAHNLSVVATNDVGVTSASLPAPGPSRRPSLISSDSNNLKLNNVRLPRENMSLPSNLQLNDLTPDSRVKPADRQMAQNNSRPELLDPEPGGLLTSRGFIRLPMLGYIYRVSSVSSDEIWL